A part of Gallaecimonas xiamenensis 3-C-1 genomic DNA contains:
- a CDS encoding ABC transporter permease: MLSYALRRLNLFLITFLLLAMVAFSLTHLGPGDPLSHLVNTDGLGPGQIEALRAHYHLDQGLAVQFYHYLGRIFSGDWGYSLSNGDPVLGALMRTLPATLELILAAMLLALVIGIPTGAFAAMYRNSATDYTVQGVALVGYSIPIFWWALLLMMLFSLKLGWLPVSGRLGLLYEIPAKTGFLLVDIWLSKVPYRFEAMRDALAHLVMPTLVLATVPTAVVTRLTRTSLRDVLKKNYIRAARARGWSMWRVVRKHGLHNALLPVGRILGLQLAALLSGAIITESIFDWPGVGNYLVNSIYSRDFPAIQGCLLILSTFVILVSVVIDILFTALDPLHRKRLHAEP; encoded by the coding sequence ATGCTGAGTTATGCCCTGCGCCGCCTAAACCTCTTTTTGATCACCTTCCTGCTGCTGGCCATGGTGGCCTTCAGCCTGACCCACCTGGGGCCAGGGGATCCCTTGAGCCACCTGGTCAACACCGACGGCCTGGGCCCCGGGCAAATCGAAGCCCTGCGCGCCCATTACCACCTGGACCAGGGCCTGGCGGTGCAGTTCTACCACTACCTTGGCCGTATCTTCAGCGGTGACTGGGGCTATTCCCTCAGTAACGGCGACCCGGTACTGGGAGCCTTGATGCGCACCCTGCCCGCCACCTTGGAGCTTATCCTGGCGGCCATGCTGCTGGCCCTGGTCATCGGCATTCCCACCGGCGCCTTTGCCGCCATGTACCGCAATTCCGCTACCGACTACACGGTGCAAGGGGTAGCCCTGGTGGGCTATTCCATCCCCATCTTCTGGTGGGCACTGCTGCTGATGATGCTGTTTTCCCTGAAGCTGGGCTGGCTGCCGGTGTCCGGGCGCCTGGGGCTCTTGTACGAGATCCCGGCCAAGACCGGCTTCTTGCTGGTGGATATCTGGCTGTCCAAGGTGCCCTACCGCTTTGAAGCCATGCGTGACGCCCTGGCCCACCTGGTAATGCCGACACTGGTGCTGGCCACAGTGCCCACCGCCGTGGTGACCCGCCTGACCCGCACCTCTTTGCGTGACGTGCTGAAAAAGAACTATATCCGCGCCGCCAGGGCCAGGGGCTGGTCCATGTGGCGGGTGGTGCGCAAGCACGGCCTGCACAACGCCCTGCTGCCAGTTGGCCGGATCCTCGGCCTGCAACTGGCGGCGCTGTTGTCAGGGGCCATCATCACCGAGAGCATCTTCGACTGGCCCGGTGTGGGAAACTACCTGGTCAACAGCATTTACTCGCGGGATTTTCCCGCCATCCAGGGTTGCCTGCTGATCCTGTCCACCTTCGTTATCCTGGTCAGCGTGGTGATCGATATCCTGTTCACCGCCTTGGACCCCTTGCATCGAAAGCGCCTCCATGCTGAGCCCTAA
- a CDS encoding ABC transporter substrate-binding protein, with protein MLANRALMLGMLGMALCACSDNHKSLVHQGLVYCAEGNPETFNPQLVTSGTTADATANQLYDKLIDIDAQTGEVLPRLAKAWHMSPDGLRYTFELRQGVHFHHTAYFSPSRDFDADDVIFSFRRQWDKDHPYHQVSGGEYPFFDAVALGGLLHAIERDNDHQVTFVLNRPDASFLSNLATDYAIILSAEYGQALMEQGVPERIDTQPVGTGPFVFDSYRKDSFIRYKANPDYWDGQVAVNPLIFDITKKSSRRLAKLVTGECDVTGLPLASEIGEIQKHDNLRLQSQPGLNVGFWAFNTERPPLNNPDVRRALAMAIEHDTIMQAVFYGTGSPANSLLPANSWAYDKDLPPLKRDLEQARSLLKKAGLENGFSLDIWAMPVSRSYNPNARKMAELIQSDLAAVNVRVRIVTYDWASFRRRLARGEHDSVLIGWSADNTDPDNFFTPTLSCSAMASGNNRANWCDPAFDTLLAKALLTPDREGRKAYYQQAQAYLDQAMPVVPLAHGLRFLASQNDIEGVQLHAFGAINFAKARRLN; from the coding sequence ATGCTGGCTAATCGCGCCCTGATGTTGGGTATGTTGGGCATGGCCCTTTGCGCCTGTTCCGACAACCACAAAAGCCTGGTTCACCAGGGTCTGGTTTATTGCGCCGAAGGCAATCCCGAGACCTTCAACCCCCAGTTGGTGACCTCGGGTACCACAGCCGACGCCACGGCCAACCAGCTCTATGACAAGCTCATCGACATCGACGCCCAGACCGGCGAGGTGTTGCCGCGCCTGGCCAAGGCCTGGCACATGAGCCCGGACGGCCTGCGCTATACCTTTGAGTTGCGCCAAGGGGTGCATTTCCACCACACCGCCTACTTCAGCCCCAGCCGCGACTTCGATGCCGACGATGTGATTTTCAGCTTCCGCCGCCAGTGGGATAAGGACCATCCTTACCACCAGGTGTCCGGGGGCGAATACCCCTTCTTCGACGCCGTGGCCTTAGGAGGCCTGCTGCACGCCATCGAGCGCGACAACGACCACCAGGTCACCTTTGTGCTCAACAGGCCAGACGCCTCTTTCCTGTCCAACCTGGCCACCGACTACGCCATTATCCTCTCTGCCGAATACGGCCAGGCCCTGATGGAGCAAGGGGTGCCGGAGCGCATCGACACCCAGCCGGTGGGCACTGGCCCCTTCGTATTCGACAGCTACCGCAAGGACAGCTTTATCCGCTACAAGGCCAACCCCGACTACTGGGACGGCCAGGTGGCGGTCAATCCGCTGATCTTCGACATCACCAAGAAGAGCTCGCGGCGCCTGGCCAAGTTGGTCACCGGGGAATGTGACGTGACCGGCCTGCCCCTGGCCTCTGAGATAGGCGAGATCCAAAAGCACGACAACCTGCGCCTGCAATCCCAGCCGGGGCTGAACGTGGGCTTTTGGGCTTTCAATACCGAAAGGCCGCCCCTGAACAACCCCGACGTGCGCCGCGCCCTGGCCATGGCCATAGAACACGACACCATAATGCAGGCGGTGTTCTACGGCACCGGCTCTCCAGCCAACTCCTTGCTGCCCGCCAATTCCTGGGCCTACGACAAGGACTTGCCGCCCCTGAAACGGGACCTGGAGCAGGCCCGGAGCCTTTTGAAAAAGGCTGGCCTGGAAAACGGCTTTAGCCTGGATATCTGGGCCATGCCGGTATCCCGCTCCTATAACCCCAATGCCCGCAAGATGGCCGAACTTATCCAGTCGGACCTGGCAGCCGTCAATGTGCGGGTGCGCATCGTCACCTACGACTGGGCCAGTTTTCGCCGGCGCCTGGCCAGGGGCGAGCACGATTCGGTGCTGATTGGCTGGTCCGCCGATAACACAGACCCGGACAACTTCTTTACCCCTACCCTGTCCTGCTCGGCCATGGCCAGCGGCAACAACAGGGCCAACTGGTGTGACCCGGCCTTTGATACCCTGCTGGCCAAGGCCCTGCTGACCCCGGACCGGGAAGGGCGAAAGGCCTATTACCAGCAGGCCCAGGCCTACCTGGACCAGGCCATGCCGGTGGTGCCCCTGGCCCATGGCCTGCGTTTTCTGGCCAGCCAGAATGACATCGAAGGGGTGCAGCTCCATGCCTTTGGCGCCATCAACTTTGCCAAGGCCAGGAGGCTCAACTGA
- the pspF gene encoding phage shock protein operon transcriptional activator, protein MAPRKHDNLLGQANSFLEVIEQVSRAAPLNKPVLIIGERGTGKELIAERLHFLSSRWDQNYLKLNCAALNENLLESELFGYEQGAFTGAAKRHSGRFERADGGTLFLDELANTSGLIQEKLLRVIEYGEYERVGGSQTLKADVRLICATNEDLPSLAERGAFRADLLDRLAFDVITLPPLRERRDDILLLAEHFAINMARQLDQPLFSGFTRKAQQLLLDYEWPGNIRELKNAVERSVYRHNNPDLPVHQVVLDPFESPWRPKGQVRTVDRQPAPGAPAQAKGASLGGDLDFPLDFKTLTQEFEIQVLNEALKANQFNQKRSAEALGLTYHQLRGILRKYELLDKAEEG, encoded by the coding sequence ATGGCACCCAGAAAACACGACAACCTGCTCGGCCAGGCCAACAGCTTCCTTGAAGTGATAGAGCAGGTGTCCCGTGCGGCTCCCTTGAACAAGCCGGTGCTTATCATAGGAGAAAGGGGCACCGGCAAGGAACTGATTGCCGAGCGCCTGCACTTCCTGTCCAGCCGTTGGGATCAGAACTACCTCAAGCTCAACTGCGCCGCTCTTAACGAGAACCTGTTGGAGTCGGAACTGTTCGGCTACGAGCAAGGGGCCTTTACCGGCGCCGCCAAGCGCCACAGCGGCCGCTTCGAGCGGGCCGACGGCGGCACCCTGTTTTTGGACGAGCTGGCCAACACCTCCGGCCTTATCCAGGAAAAGCTGCTGCGGGTCATCGAATACGGGGAGTATGAACGGGTGGGGGGCTCCCAGACCCTCAAAGCGGACGTGCGCCTGATCTGTGCCACCAACGAAGACTTGCCCTCCTTGGCAGAGCGGGGCGCCTTTCGCGCCGATCTGTTGGATCGGCTGGCCTTTGATGTGATCACCCTGCCCCCCTTGCGGGAACGCCGCGACGACATCCTGCTGCTGGCCGAGCACTTTGCCATCAACATGGCCCGCCAGCTGGACCAGCCGCTCTTTTCCGGCTTTACCCGCAAGGCCCAGCAGCTGCTGCTGGACTATGAATGGCCCGGCAATATCCGTGAGCTTAAAAATGCCGTGGAGCGGTCGGTCTACCGCCACAACAACCCGGATTTGCCGGTACACCAGGTGGTGCTGGACCCCTTCGAGTCCCCCTGGCGGCCCAAGGGACAGGTGCGCACCGTCGACCGCCAGCCGGCCCCTGGGGCGCCAGCCCAGGCCAAGGGCGCCAGCCTCGGCGGTGACTTGGACTTCCCCTTGGATTTCAAGACCCTGACCCAGGAATTTGAGATCCAAGTGCTCAACGAGGCCCTCAAGGCCAACCAGTTCAACCAAAAGCGCAGCGCCGAGGCCCTGGGGCTGACCTATCACCAATTGCGGGGCATACTGCGTAAGTACGAGCTGCTGGACAAGGCAGAAGAGGGCTGA
- the pspA gene encoding phage shock protein PspA codes for MGIFSRFTDIVNANLNALLDKAEDPEKMVRLIIQEMEDTLVEVRSLSAKALAERKDLERRIAKLAEKANDWQAKAELALTKDREDLAKGALIEKSRAEEAMAGLQAELTHVEESIAKLSEEVTQLNEKLTDARSRQKAIVLRKQSAQTRLDVRKRFDGGKVEDTMAKFEQYERRIDDIEAQVESYDIGKGKSLDAEFAALAADEKVNQELDALKAKMAKKK; via the coding sequence ATGGGTATTTTCTCTCGCTTCACAGACATCGTGAATGCCAACCTGAATGCCTTGCTGGACAAGGCCGAAGACCCCGAAAAAATGGTACGCCTGATCATTCAGGAAATGGAAGACACCCTGGTGGAGGTCCGCTCCCTGTCTGCCAAAGCCCTGGCCGAGCGTAAAGATCTGGAAAGGCGTATCGCCAAACTGGCCGAAAAGGCCAACGACTGGCAGGCCAAGGCCGAGCTGGCCCTGACCAAGGACCGTGAAGACCTGGCCAAGGGTGCCCTGATTGAGAAAAGCCGTGCCGAAGAAGCCATGGCCGGTCTGCAGGCGGAACTGACCCATGTGGAAGAGTCCATCGCCAAGCTGAGCGAAGAAGTCACCCAGCTCAACGAAAAACTGACCGACGCCCGCAGCCGCCAAAAAGCCATAGTGCTGCGCAAGCAATCGGCACAGACCCGCCTGGACGTGCGCAAGCGCTTTGACGGCGGCAAGGTGGAAGACACCATGGCCAAGTTCGAACAATACGAGCGCCGTATTGACGATATCGAAGCCCAGGTGGAATCTTATGATATTGGCAAGGGCAAGTCCCTGGATGCCGAATTTGCTGCCCTGGCTGCCGACGAAAAGGTCAACCAGGAGCTTGACGCCCTGAAGGCCAAAATGGCCAAGAAAAAATAA
- the pspB gene encoding envelope stress response membrane protein PspB: MEDVVWAFAVPLIIFMIFVAPIWLILHYRSKRQVGQGLSEDERAQLVQLSQQAEKMADRIATLERLLDEDSPQWRNKA; this comes from the coding sequence ATGGAGGATGTAGTCTGGGCATTCGCGGTACCCCTGATCATATTCATGATCTTCGTGGCACCCATCTGGCTCATCCTGCACTACCGCAGTAAGCGCCAGGTAGGGCAGGGGCTGAGCGAAGACGAAAGGGCACAACTGGTGCAGCTGTCCCAACAGGCTGAAAAGATGGCCGATCGTATCGCCACCCTGGAGCGCCTGCTGGACGAAGACAGTCCCCAGTGGCGCAACAAGGCTTAA
- the pspC gene encoding envelope stress response membrane protein PspC, giving the protein MSNSTRGNLYRYPDEARLGGVCAGLAHYFNMETWLVRVLVVSGALLTTGTFFVVVYVALWFILEKAPSTSNGSKEKPIQVKNQVWQSGEPPRQAMKDLNDQFERLENRLRSLEGHVTSAEFQLNRQISRL; this is encoded by the coding sequence ATGAGCAACAGCACAAGAGGCAATCTGTACCGTTATCCCGACGAAGCCCGTCTTGGCGGTGTCTGCGCCGGTCTGGCCCACTACTTCAACATGGAAACCTGGCTGGTGCGAGTGTTGGTGGTCTCCGGCGCTTTGCTCACCACCGGTACCTTCTTCGTGGTGGTCTATGTGGCCCTGTGGTTTATCCTGGAAAAGGCCCCCAGCACCAGCAACGGCAGCAAGGAAAAGCCTATCCAGGTGAAAAACCAGGTTTGGCAGTCCGGTGAGCCGCCGCGCCAGGCCATGAAGGACCTGAACGATCAGTTCGAACGCCTTGAAAATAGGCTCAGGAGCCTGGAAGGTCATGTGACCTCAGCGGAATTCCAGCTAAACCGGCAAATCAGCCGGCTGTGA
- a CDS encoding YcjX family protein encodes MLDSSTLKTLARAATDTLKRGLDQHVRLAVTGLSQAGKTAFITSLTDQLLHGTPRHLPFFPVQAEGRYLGAKEMPQPHPLVPRFRYRDNLAMLQADQPGWAPSTQGISELRLHLKYQPDTGIRGFIKEPVTLVLDIVDYPGEWLLDLGMLDLDYGQWSAQQQKLLAQKPRADLAASWCQDATAYCAQGQSDEVQTEQLAERFAALLQDFRASLGLYYLQPGRFLLPGELKGAPVLAFFPWQGAPDDSPLYRQLAKVFEQYKSEVVKRFYRDHFASMDRQVVLVDTLAALNHSRAAFLDLQLALTEVLKSFQYGQSGLLSRLFSPRIDKVLFAATQADRLTPDQRPALTSLIGELIGPALEPIRFAGIDVGVETLAAVCTTQAGKGQLDGQTLPCLKGRLADGRQVTLFPGDVPASLPAADFWQRQGFAFPGFAPPLGLRSPLAHLRMDKALAFLLGDKML; translated from the coding sequence ATGCTCGACAGTTCCACGTTAAAGACCCTGGCCAGGGCGGCCACCGACACCCTCAAGCGCGGCCTTGACCAACATGTGCGCCTGGCCGTCACCGGCCTGTCCCAGGCAGGCAAGACCGCCTTTATAACCTCCCTGACCGACCAGCTGCTCCATGGCACCCCAAGGCATCTGCCGTTTTTCCCGGTGCAGGCCGAGGGCCGCTACCTGGGGGCCAAGGAAATGCCCCAGCCCCACCCCTTGGTGCCCCGCTTTCGCTACCGGGACAACCTGGCCATGCTCCAGGCCGATCAGCCGGGCTGGGCTCCGTCCACCCAGGGCATCAGCGAGCTGCGCCTGCATCTCAAATACCAGCCCGACACCGGCATCAGGGGCTTTATCAAGGAGCCGGTGACCCTGGTGCTGGATATTGTCGACTACCCCGGCGAATGGCTGCTGGATTTGGGGATGTTGGACCTGGACTACGGCCAGTGGAGCGCCCAGCAGCAAAAACTGCTGGCGCAAAAACCCAGGGCCGATTTGGCCGCCAGCTGGTGCCAGGATGCAACGGCCTACTGCGCCCAGGGGCAAAGCGACGAGGTACAGACCGAGCAGCTGGCGGAGCGCTTTGCCGCTTTGTTGCAGGATTTTCGGGCCAGCCTGGGCCTTTATTACCTGCAGCCGGGGCGTTTTTTGCTGCCCGGCGAACTCAAGGGCGCGCCGGTATTGGCTTTTTTTCCCTGGCAGGGGGCGCCGGATGACTCCCCTTTGTACCGCCAGTTGGCCAAGGTCTTTGAACAGTACAAGAGCGAGGTGGTAAAACGCTTCTACCGGGACCATTTTGCCAGCATGGACCGCCAGGTGGTGCTGGTGGACACCCTGGCCGCCCTCAACCATTCCCGGGCCGCCTTCCTTGATTTGCAGTTGGCCCTGACCGAAGTGCTGAAAAGCTTTCAATACGGCCAGAGCGGCCTGTTGTCCCGGCTTTTTTCGCCCCGTATCGACAAGGTGCTCTTTGCCGCCACCCAGGCCGATCGCCTGACCCCAGACCAGCGCCCGGCCCTGACCAGCCTGATTGGCGAACTTATCGGCCCGGCCCTTGAGCCCATCCGCTTTGCCGGCATCGACGTGGGGGTGGAAACCCTGGCGGCGGTGTGCACCACCCAGGCCGGCAAGGGCCAACTGGACGGCCAGACCCTGCCTTGCCTCAAGGGGCGCTTGGCAGATGGCCGCCAGGTCACCCTCTTCCCCGGGGACGTGCCGGCCAGCCTGCCGGCTGCCGATTTTTGGCAGCGCCAAGGCTTTGCTTTTCCGGGTTTTGCCCCGCCTCTTGGGCTGCGCTCGCCCCTTGCCCATCTGCGGATGGACAAGGCCCTGGCCTTTTTGCTTGGAGACAAGATGTTATGA
- a CDS encoding TIGR01620 family protein has protein sequence MTLRPTVLVEDSPEQPNLRLAIEVPEDGFEAEPEGQPEQQLKAALASRRRPWLSWGLAFLGLGVLGQTGYWLYGLWQNQPVLAVLFSLATVLLGAGALRALFREWRALRALKRLERDSAKAAQAATGDGTLTVLERSMKLRGLHQSPQMERFLAEVGSHDSGEEVQQRFRQDVLTGLDDQAQRLVRRYALEATVLVAVSPLALTDMAIIAWRNLRLVREVAAVYGLPLGYWSRVRLVRQVFINLVYAGVSELVVDIGMSTFGADLLGKVSGRAAQGLGAGLLTARLGWQAMRLCRPLPMDQGDNQRLGKARARLLVDMGKDLMKLPGMMLSRRKDKAGEEQ, from the coding sequence ATGACCCTAAGGCCGACCGTACTGGTGGAAGACAGCCCAGAGCAGCCCAACCTGCGCCTAGCGATAGAGGTGCCAGAGGACGGCTTTGAGGCCGAGCCCGAAGGCCAGCCTGAGCAGCAGCTCAAGGCGGCCCTTGCCAGCCGCCGGCGCCCCTGGCTTAGCTGGGGCCTGGCCTTCCTGGGGCTGGGGGTATTGGGCCAGACCGGCTACTGGCTCTATGGCCTATGGCAAAACCAGCCGGTGCTGGCGGTACTGTTTTCCCTGGCCACTGTGTTGTTGGGGGCGGGGGCGTTGCGGGCGCTTTTTCGCGAGTGGCGGGCCCTGCGGGCCTTAAAACGCCTGGAGCGGGACAGCGCCAAGGCGGCCCAGGCCGCCACCGGTGACGGCACCCTGACGGTGCTGGAGCGCAGCATGAAGCTGCGGGGCCTGCACCAAAGCCCACAGATGGAGCGCTTCCTGGCCGAAGTGGGCAGCCACGACAGCGGCGAGGAAGTGCAGCAGCGCTTTCGCCAGGACGTGCTGACCGGCCTTGATGACCAGGCCCAGCGCCTGGTGCGCCGCTACGCCCTGGAAGCCACAGTACTGGTGGCGGTCAGCCCTCTGGCGCTCACCGACATGGCCATCATCGCCTGGCGCAACCTGCGCCTGGTGCGGGAAGTGGCGGCGGTCTACGGTCTGCCTTTGGGGTATTGGAGCCGGGTAAGGCTGGTGCGCCAGGTCTTTATCAACCTGGTCTATGCCGGGGTGTCTGAGCTGGTGGTGGATATCGGTATGAGTACCTTCGGCGCCGATCTGCTGGGTAAGGTGTCGGGGCGGGCCGCCCAGGGCTTGGGGGCCGGCCTATTAACGGCCCGCCTTGGCTGGCAGGCCATGCGGCTATGCCGGCCACTGCCCATGGACCAGGGGGACAACCAGCGCCTGGGCAAGGCGCGGGCGCGGCTGCTGGTGGATATGGGCAAGGATTTGATGAAGCTGCCCGGCATGATGCTTAGCCGGCGCAAGGACAAGGCCGGCGAAGAGCAGTAA
- a CDS encoding Fe2+-dependent dioxygenase, whose protein sequence is MLIAIDNVLSKDEVAQCRAVLDGLDWIDGNQTSGPLAASQKQNQQLSRDDAQANEVGKAIVERLLADPRFISAALPLKFYPPLFNRYQGGQAFGNHIDNAIRHTPDGMVRTDLSATLFLTEPEDYQGGELIIEDTYGSHSVKLAAGALVLYPSTSLHRVEPVTQGARTSAFMWLQSMVRDEGQRRLLYELDGSIQRLAGSQHPEVTALTGIYHNLVRRWADS, encoded by the coding sequence ATGCTGATCGCCATCGACAATGTGCTCAGCAAGGACGAAGTGGCCCAATGCCGGGCGGTACTGGACGGCCTTGACTGGATTGACGGTAACCAAACCTCGGGGCCCCTGGCCGCCAGCCAAAAGCAGAACCAGCAGTTGTCCCGGGACGATGCCCAGGCCAACGAGGTGGGTAAGGCCATAGTGGAGCGGCTGCTGGCCGACCCGCGCTTTATTTCGGCGGCCCTGCCCCTGAAATTCTACCCGCCGCTGTTTAACCGCTACCAAGGCGGCCAGGCCTTTGGCAACCATATCGACAACGCCATTCGCCACACCCCGGACGGTATGGTGCGCACCGACTTGTCCGCCACCCTGTTCCTCACCGAGCCCGAGGACTACCAGGGGGGCGAATTGATCATCGAAGACACCTACGGCAGCCACAGCGTCAAGCTGGCCGCAGGCGCCCTGGTGCTCTACCCCTCCACCAGCCTGCACCGGGTAGAGCCCGTTACCCAGGGGGCCAGGACCAGCGCCTTCATGTGGCTGCAAAGCATGGTGCGGGACGAAGGCCAGCGCCGCCTGCTCTATGAGCTGGACGGCAGCATCCAGCGCCTGGCCGGCAGCCAGCACCCGGAAGTAACGGCCCTGACCGGCATCTACCACAATCTGGTGCGCCGCTGGGCAGACAGCTAA
- a CDS encoding TonB-dependent receptor, translating into MAAFKFKSSKVQLPAQSLVSIALGMAVVATPALADDAKDKGVEHIEIKGQHDGYNINKVQSSKFTESLTDTAKSVTVIGENLIKDMGAMTFSDTLRATPGITLGSGEGGNPYGDRPFIRGYDAQSSTFVDGLRDVGSQSREVFNIEQVEVLKGPGSAYAGRGAVGGSINIVTKTPGLRDFNHLSVTAGTDSLKRATLDVNKVIADEAAVRLNVMSHDADMPGRNGVDGDRWGVAPSLALGLTTKTRAKLAYYHYESHDMPDYGIPYDQATGKPADVDEDNFYGLLNRDFRENEVDSGLIKIEHDLNDNLLITSTTVYGRSTNDYVVTNPDDTKGNVANGYVWRGIKSRASVTDNLATQLDLSGHYQLAGITNRFALGMELAKEETDADSYNVTTGVNGSNQCSDAGMLEGYFCTPLANPNPSDPWVGTIVKNGTPTLTRTDTRSLYAFNTTEFSDAWLLSLGLRWDDYDTQSESASAGSLSNSDSFLNYQLGLVYKPADNGSLYLSWGTSSNPPGTSNGDGADRLSGSNDDLAPEDTESLELGTKWDLLGERLSLTAALFSIEKDNARVAVEAGRGAPQQNVGKQKVQGVEFGVSGKLTDNWQLFGGYTWLDSELEANGINSQYDGNLFPNTAKHSVSLFTNYAISDAIKVGGGAYYMSKVYGNTANTLYVPSYWRFDAMASYEVNRFVTLRLNVQNLTDERYFDKAYAAHFATVAPGRLATLTADFSF; encoded by the coding sequence ATGGCTGCTTTCAAATTCAAATCCAGCAAAGTCCAGTTGCCTGCCCAATCCCTGGTGTCCATCGCCCTGGGGATGGCCGTGGTTGCCACCCCCGCCCTGGCCGACGACGCCAAAGACAAGGGCGTTGAGCACATCGAGATCAAGGGCCAGCACGACGGCTATAACATCAACAAGGTGCAGTCCTCCAAGTTCACCGAGTCCCTGACCGACACCGCGAAATCCGTGACCGTTATCGGTGAGAACCTGATAAAAGACATGGGCGCCATGACCTTCAGCGACACCCTGCGCGCCACTCCCGGCATTACCCTGGGCAGCGGTGAAGGCGGCAACCCTTACGGCGACAGGCCCTTTATCCGTGGCTATGACGCCCAGTCTTCCACCTTCGTGGATGGCCTGCGCGACGTGGGCTCCCAGAGCCGGGAAGTGTTCAACATCGAACAGGTGGAAGTGCTCAAGGGTCCGGGCTCTGCCTATGCCGGTCGCGGCGCTGTGGGCGGCTCCATCAACATCGTCACCAAGACTCCTGGCCTGCGCGACTTCAACCATCTGTCGGTGACCGCCGGTACCGACTCCCTCAAGCGCGCCACCCTGGATGTAAACAAGGTGATTGCCGACGAAGCGGCAGTGCGCCTTAACGTCATGAGTCACGACGCCGACATGCCCGGCCGCAACGGCGTTGATGGCGACCGCTGGGGTGTGGCCCCCTCCCTGGCTCTGGGCCTGACCACCAAGACCCGCGCCAAGCTGGCTTACTACCACTACGAAAGCCACGACATGCCCGACTACGGCATCCCCTATGACCAGGCCACCGGCAAACCGGCAGACGTGGACGAGGACAACTTCTACGGCCTGCTCAACCGCGATTTTCGTGAAAATGAGGTGGACAGCGGCCTTATCAAGATTGAGCACGACCTCAACGACAACCTGCTGATCACCAGCACCACCGTTTACGGCCGTTCCACCAACGACTACGTGGTCACCAACCCCGACGACACCAAAGGCAACGTGGCCAACGGCTATGTCTGGCGCGGCATCAAGTCCCGGGCCTCGGTGACCGACAACCTGGCCACCCAGTTGGACCTGTCCGGCCATTACCAACTGGCCGGCATCACCAACCGCTTTGCACTGGGCATGGAGCTGGCCAAGGAAGAAACCGACGCCGACAGCTACAACGTCACCACCGGCGTCAACGGTTCCAACCAGTGCAGCGACGCCGGCATGCTCGAGGGTTACTTCTGTACGCCCCTGGCCAACCCCAACCCCAGCGATCCCTGGGTGGGTACCATCGTCAAGAACGGTACTCCTACCCTGACCCGTACCGACACCCGTTCCCTGTACGCTTTTAACACCACCGAGTTCAGCGACGCCTGGCTGCTGAGCCTGGGCCTGCGCTGGGACGACTACGACACCCAGAGCGAAAGCGCCAGTGCCGGTAGCCTGTCCAACAGCGACAGCTTCCTCAACTACCAGTTGGGCCTGGTCTACAAGCCCGCCGACAACGGCAGCCTGTACCTGTCCTGGGGCACCTCCTCCAATCCTCCCGGCACCTCCAACGGTGACGGCGCCGACCGCCTGTCCGGCAGCAATGACGATCTGGCCCCGGAAGATACCGAGAGCCTGGAATTGGGTACCAAGTGGGATCTGCTGGGCGAGCGCCTGTCATTGACCGCCGCCCTGTTCAGCATCGAGAAGGACAACGCCCGGGTAGCGGTGGAAGCCGGCCGCGGCGCCCCCCAGCAGAACGTGGGTAAGCAGAAGGTACAAGGGGTTGAGTTCGGGGTTTCCGGCAAGCTGACCGACAACTGGCAGCTGTTCGGCGGCTACACCTGGCTTGACAGCGAACTGGAAGCCAACGGCATCAACAGTCAGTACGACGGCAATCTGTTCCCCAACACCGCCAAGCACAGCGTCAGCCTCTTTACCAACTACGCCATCAGCGACGCTATCAAGGTGGGCGGCGGCGCCTATTACATGTCCAAGGTGTACGGCAACACCGCCAACACCCTCTATGTGCCCTCCTACTGGCGCTTTGACGCCATGGCCAGCTACGAGGTGAACCGCTTTGTCACCCTGCGCCTGAACGTGCAGAACCTGACCGACGAGCGTTACTTCGACAAGGCCTACGCGGCGCACTTTGCCACCGTCGCCCCGGGCCGCCTGGCCACCCTGACTGCTGACTTCAGCTTCTAA